A single Pan troglodytes isolate AG18354 chromosome 19, NHGRI_mPanTro3-v2.0_pri, whole genome shotgun sequence DNA region contains:
- the PCGF2 gene encoding polycomb group RING finger protein 2: MHRTTRIKITELNPHLMCALCGGYFIDATTIVECLHSFCKTCIVRYLETNKYCPMCDVQVHKTRPLLSIRSDKTLQDIVYKLVPGLFKDEMKRRRDFYAAYPLTEVPNGSNEDRGEVLEQEKGTLSDDEIVSLSIEFYEGARDRDEKKGPLENGDGDKEKTGVRFLRCPAAMTVMHLAKFLRNKMDVPSKYKVEVLYEDEPLKEYYTLMDIAYIYPWRRNGPLPLKYRVQPACKRLTLATVPTPSEGTNTSGASECESVSDKAPSPATLPATSSSLPSPATPSHGSPSSHGPPATHPTSPTPPSTASGATTAANGGSSNCLQTPSSTSRGRKMTVNGAPVPPLT; the protein is encoded by the exons ATGCATCGGACTACACGGATCaaaatcacagagctgaacccCCACCTCATGTGTGCCCTCTGCGGGGGGTACTTCATCGACGCCACCACTATCGTGGAGTGCCTGCATTCCT TCTGCAAAACCTGCATCGTGCGCTACCTGGAGACCAACAAATACTGCCCCATGTGTGACGTGCAGGTCCATAAAACCCGGCCGCTGCTGAGCATCAG GTCTGACAAAACACTTCAAGACATTGTCTACAAATTGGTCCCTGGGCTTTTTAAAG ATGAGATGAAACGGCGGCGGGATTTCTATGCAGCGTACCCCCTGACGGAGG TCCCCAACGGCTCCAATGAGGACCGCGGCGAGGTCTTGGAGCAGGAGAAGGGGACTCTGAGTGATGATGAGATTGTCAGCCTCTCCATCGAATTCTACGAAGGTGCCAG GGACCGGGACGAGAAGAAGGGCCCCCTGGAGAATGGGGATGGGGACAAAGAGAAA ACAGGGGTGCGCTTCCTGCGATGCCCAGCAGCCATGACTGTCATGCATCTTGCCAAGTTTCTCCGCAACAAGATGGATGTGCCCAGCAAGTACAAG GTGGAGGTTCTGTACGAGGACGAGCCACTGAAGGAATACTACACCCTCATGGACATCGCCTACATCTACCCCTGGCGGCGG AACGGGCCTCTCCCCCTCAAGTACCGTGTCCAGCCAGCCTGCAAGCGGCTCACCCTAGCCACGGTGCCCACCCCCTCCGAGGGCACCAACACCAGCGGGGCGTCCGAGTGTGAGTCAGTCAGCGACAAGGCTCCCAGCCCTGCCACCCTGCcagccacctcttcctccctgcccagcccagccaccCCATCCCATGGCTCTCCCAGTTCCCAtgggcctccagccacccacCCTACCTCCCCCACTCCCCCTTCGACAGCCAGTGGGGCCACCACAGCTGCCAACGGGGGTAGCTCGAACTGCCTGCAGACACCATCCTCCACCAGCAGGGGGCGCAAGATGACTGTC